Proteins found in one Roseofilum capinflatum BLCC-M114 genomic segment:
- the grpE gene encoding nucleotide exchange factor GrpE encodes MMDESKPVENPQSPTPEDPLHQAEQEANASGVDLETPRDRIPSDRMEKDADPVEVVEDEAAQATQDATSAPSPTPDPVAHEADVAQAALLAEVLASKESELATLKQSYDEVKAQYQRLGADFDNFRKRTQKEKGDLEDQTKCKTLQELLPVVDNFERARSHIKPQNEGEMTIHKSYQSVYKQLVDCLKRIGVSPMRAEGKEFDPNLHEAVMREATSEYPEGTVTEELMRGYLLNDRVLRHAMVKVASAPEEEAEPEPPVEEEASEPSSEPEAENTES; translated from the coding sequence ATGATGGATGAGTCCAAGCCAGTAGAAAATCCTCAGAGTCCTACCCCCGAAGACCCCTTGCATCAGGCAGAACAAGAAGCCAATGCTTCTGGTGTCGATCTAGAAACTCCCAGAGATCGCATTCCCAGCGATCGCATGGAGAAGGACGCAGATCCAGTTGAAGTCGTGGAAGACGAAGCAGCTCAAGCCACCCAAGACGCAACTTCGGCCCCTTCACCGACTCCCGATCCGGTTGCCCATGAAGCCGACGTTGCCCAAGCGGCCTTACTAGCAGAAGTCTTAGCCAGTAAAGAATCTGAATTGGCAACCTTGAAACAGAGTTACGATGAAGTTAAAGCTCAATACCAACGTTTAGGTGCGGATTTTGATAACTTTCGCAAACGGACGCAGAAAGAAAAAGGGGACTTAGAAGATCAGACCAAGTGTAAGACCCTACAAGAATTACTGCCTGTAGTCGATAACTTTGAACGAGCGCGATCGCATATCAAACCCCAAAACGAAGGGGAAATGACCATTCACAAAAGTTATCAAAGTGTCTACAAACAATTAGTCGATTGTCTCAAGCGCATCGGCGTTTCCCCCATGCGAGCAGAAGGCAAAGAATTCGATCCCAATCTCCATGAAGCCGTCATGAGAGAAGCAACCTCAGAATACCCAGAAGGGACAGTAACCGAAGAACTCATGCGAGGCTATCTGCTCAATGATCGCGTCTTACGCCATGCCATGGTAAAAGTAGCATCAGCTCCAGAAGAAGAGGCCGAACCAGAACCCCCCGTGGAGGAAGAAGCCAGCGAACCCAGCAGTGAACCCGAAGCGGAAAACACTGAGAGCTAA
- the dnaK gene encoding molecular chaperone DnaK — protein sequence MGKVIGIDLGTTNSCVSVLEGGQPVVISNAEGGRTTPSMVGFGKAGDRLIGQLAKRQAVTNAENTIYSIKRFIGRRWDDTERERSRVPYKCIQGRDNTVDVQVRGRNYTPQEISAMILQKLKQDAENYLGEPVTEAVITVPAYFTDAQRQATKDAGNIAGLEVQRIINEPTAAALSYGLDKQDQEQLILVFDLGGGTFDVSILQLGDGIFEVVATSGNNHLGGDDFDNCIVTWMIDEFKDQEGIDLSVDKMALQRLREAAEKAKIELSNMTATSINLPFITADETGPKHLEMELSRSQFEELAQDMVRGTLEPVEQALKDGDKTKDDIDRIILVGGSTRIPAVQEALCQYFDGKKPDRSVNPDEAVALGAAIQGGVMGGEIKDLLLLDVTPLSLGIETLGEVFTKIIERNTTIPTSKTQIFSTATDGQTCVEIHVLQGERAMVADNKSLGKFQLTGIPPAPRGVPQIEVSFEIDANGILKVSARDKGTGREQSIEITNTGGLSQSEVEKMRQEAEVYSESDRTRRQLAELKNQAEGLFQSYYSTLEQNQDVIPEDLKVEAQGRIEQLRASLGASDTTVEAVKEQMHGLQQILFTIGSSVYADSGSTDDFSQGETVIDSGAATVQSPVESAQEEEDFSFDEEDETVSADYEEIE from the coding sequence ATGGGAAAAGTTATTGGGATTGATTTAGGCACAACTAATAGTTGTGTATCGGTATTAGAGGGAGGTCAACCCGTCGTCATCTCCAATGCAGAAGGCGGCAGAACCACTCCCAGTATGGTCGGCTTTGGCAAAGCTGGCGATCGCCTCATTGGTCAACTGGCCAAACGGCAAGCTGTCACCAACGCCGAAAACACCATCTATAGCATCAAACGGTTCATCGGTAGACGCTGGGACGACACCGAAAGGGAGCGCTCCCGCGTCCCCTACAAATGTATCCAGGGTCGCGATAACACCGTCGATGTGCAAGTGCGCGGGCGCAACTACACCCCCCAAGAAATTTCCGCCATGATCCTGCAAAAACTCAAACAGGACGCGGAAAACTACCTAGGAGAACCCGTTACCGAAGCCGTCATTACCGTTCCCGCCTACTTTACCGACGCTCAACGGCAAGCCACCAAAGACGCAGGCAACATCGCCGGCCTAGAAGTTCAACGGATTATCAACGAACCCACCGCCGCCGCCCTCTCCTACGGTCTCGACAAACAAGACCAAGAACAACTGATCCTCGTCTTTGACCTCGGTGGCGGAACCTTCGATGTCTCCATCCTCCAACTCGGCGATGGCATCTTTGAAGTCGTCGCCACCTCCGGCAACAACCATCTCGGAGGCGACGACTTCGATAACTGCATCGTCACCTGGATGATTGACGAATTCAAAGACCAAGAAGGCATCGATCTCTCCGTAGACAAAATGGCCCTGCAACGGTTGCGAGAAGCGGCTGAAAAAGCCAAAATTGAACTCTCCAACATGACGGCCACCTCCATCAATCTCCCCTTTATCACCGCCGATGAAACCGGGCCCAAACATCTAGAAATGGAGCTAAGTCGCTCTCAATTTGAAGAATTAGCCCAAGATATGGTTCGAGGAACCTTAGAACCGGTTGAGCAAGCCCTCAAAGACGGGGATAAAACCAAAGACGATATTGACCGGATCATCTTAGTTGGTGGTTCCACTCGCATCCCCGCCGTTCAAGAAGCCCTTTGCCAATACTTCGACGGCAAAAAACCCGATCGCTCCGTCAACCCCGATGAAGCCGTAGCCCTCGGTGCTGCCATCCAAGGCGGGGTAATGGGGGGCGAAATCAAAGACCTGTTGCTACTCGATGTCACCCCCCTATCCCTAGGGATCGAAACCCTCGGTGAAGTCTTCACCAAAATCATCGAACGCAATACGACCATTCCCACCAGCAAAACCCAAATCTTCTCCACCGCCACCGATGGCCAAACTTGCGTAGAAATCCATGTGCTACAAGGGGAACGGGCCATGGTTGCCGATAATAAGAGCCTAGGAAAATTCCAGCTCACCGGCATTCCCCCCGCCCCCAGAGGTGTACCTCAAATTGAAGTCTCCTTTGAAATTGATGCCAATGGTATCCTCAAGGTATCCGCACGGGATAAAGGTACGGGACGCGAACAAAGCATCGAAATTACCAATACCGGCGGTTTAAGTCAGTCAGAAGTCGAGAAAATGCGGCAGGAAGCGGAAGTTTATTCCGAATCTGACCGGACACGCCGTCAATTAGCGGAACTGAAAAACCAAGCTGAAGGGCTATTCCAAAGTTACTATTCCACATTAGAGCAAAATCAAGACGTAATTCCAGAAGACCTGAAAGTGGAAGCCCAAGGCCGCATTGAGCAACTTCGGGCCAGTTTAGGCGCTTCAGACACCACCGTGGAAGCGGTCAAAGAACAAATGCATGGGCTGCAACAAATCCTATTTACCATTGGCTCATCGGTATATGCCGATTCAGGTTCGACTGATGACTTTAGCCAAGGGGAAACAGTGATTGATTCCGGAGCAGCCACCGTTCAAAGTCCAGTAGAATCAGCTCAGGAGGAAGAAGATTTTAGCTTTGATGAGGAAGACGAAACCGTTTCGGCTGACTATGAAGAAATTGAGTAA
- the dnaJ gene encoding molecular chaperone DnaJ, whose translation MADYYEILGVSREADKEEIKRAYRRLARKYHPDVNKEPGAEDKFKEINRAYEVLSEPEMKARYDRFGEAGVSGGAGGPGFGDFGDMGGFADIFESFFSGFAGGGMGTQGARRRGPVRGDDLRLDLKLDFKEAIFGGEKEIRINHLEGCKTCGGSGAKPGTKPVTCQTCGGSGQIRRATRTPFGSFTQVSVCPACNGQGQVIQDKCNDCGGSGNKQVTKKLKINIPAGVDNGTRLRVSNEGDSGQQGGPPGDLYVYLFVNEDADFRRDGINVLSEIKVSYLQAILGSRVQVKTVDGTEELTIPPGTQPSTVLTLENRGVPRLGNPVSRGDHLITVAVDIPNPKQLNAEEKEHLKELERLRGDRQDKGGGFFGGIFNK comes from the coding sequence ATGGCCGACTACTATGAAATTCTCGGTGTTTCCCGCGAAGCAGACAAAGAAGAAATCAAGCGAGCCTACCGCAGGTTGGCGCGAAAATATCACCCGGATGTTAATAAAGAACCGGGAGCTGAAGATAAGTTCAAAGAAATTAACCGAGCTTATGAAGTCCTCTCTGAACCAGAGATGAAAGCTCGATATGACCGCTTTGGTGAAGCAGGAGTCAGTGGCGGAGCTGGAGGCCCTGGTTTTGGGGACTTTGGCGATATGGGTGGTTTTGCAGATATTTTTGAGAGCTTCTTCAGTGGCTTTGCTGGAGGTGGCATGGGAACCCAAGGTGCAAGACGACGGGGCCCAGTCCGAGGTGATGATTTACGATTGGATTTGAAGTTGGACTTCAAGGAAGCTATTTTTGGTGGTGAAAAAGAGATTCGGATTAATCACTTAGAAGGGTGTAAAACCTGTGGCGGTTCGGGCGCTAAACCGGGAACCAAACCCGTGACTTGTCAAACCTGTGGCGGTTCAGGACAAATCCGCCGAGCAACCCGCACGCCTTTTGGAAGTTTCACTCAGGTGTCTGTGTGTCCGGCTTGTAATGGTCAAGGACAGGTGATTCAGGATAAGTGTAATGATTGTGGAGGCAGTGGAAATAAGCAGGTTACGAAGAAATTGAAGATTAATATCCCAGCAGGGGTAGATAATGGCACTCGGTTGCGGGTCTCTAATGAGGGAGATTCGGGACAGCAGGGTGGCCCTCCAGGCGATTTGTATGTGTATTTGTTTGTGAATGAGGATGCGGATTTCCGGCGGGATGGTATTAATGTACTGTCGGAAATTAAGGTGAGTTATTTACAGGCAATTCTTGGCTCTCGTGTGCAGGTAAAAACGGTGGATGGTACGGAAGAGTTGACGATTCCGCCAGGAACGCAACCGAGTACGGTGTTAACTCTGGAAAATCGAGGGGTTCCTCGATTGGGAAATCCGGTCAGCCGAGGGGATCATTTGATTACGGTGGCGGTGGATATTCCGAATCCGAAACAGTTGAATGCTGAGGAGAAGGAGCATTTGAAGGAGTTGGAGCGCTTACGGGGCGATCGCCAAGATAAGGGGGGTGGATTTTTTGGGGGGATTTTTAATAAATGA
- a CDS encoding sulfurtransferase TusA family protein: MSPQMNLGTPDTQLDLRGTPCPLNFVRTKLQLEKMAPGSLLEVWLDAGEPIEQVPDSLKMAGYPIEGLEEFSEGKDEPFFRLQVRRPETENSPSP, encoded by the coding sequence ATGAGTCCCCAGATGAATTTAGGTACTCCTGACACTCAACTGGATTTACGGGGTACGCCTTGCCCTCTCAATTTTGTGCGTACTAAGCTCCAACTGGAAAAAATGGCTCCGGGTTCCCTGTTGGAAGTCTGGTTAGATGCAGGCGAACCCATTGAGCAGGTTCCGGATAGTCTGAAAATGGCAGGCTATCCCATTGAGGGACTAGAAGAATTTAGCGAGGGCAAGGATGAGCCATTTTTTAGACTCCAAGTCCGGAGACCGGAAACGGAGAACTCGCCTTCACCATGA
- the rsgA gene encoding small ribosomal subunit biogenesis GTPase RsgA: MNQVWVGTVLAVQANFYQVQLDDQDETPLLCTRRSRLKKIGQRVMVGDRVRVEDPDWSGLRGAIAEVYPRTTELSRPPVANADQILLVFSVDRPALEPYQLSRFLVKGESTELKVCLCLNKSDLVSTQWQEQWHHRLGQWGYVPLFISVVSGQGLTELSQQLAQRVTIVAGPSGVGKSSLINALIPDAHLRVGKVSGKLQKGRHTTRHVELFKLPGGGLLADTPGFNQPDVDYPPEQLGHYFPEVRGLMKVETCQFSDCLHRDEPECGIRGEWERYDHYLMFLEEAIARQEQRDRQSDPESTLKRKGDNSYEPKLNTKKYRRPSRRTQQQQLEEWYKDAEIEGL; this comes from the coding sequence ATGAATCAGGTTTGGGTGGGTACGGTGTTAGCGGTTCAAGCGAATTTCTATCAGGTTCAGCTTGATGATCAGGATGAGACTCCTTTGCTCTGTACCCGAAGATCGCGACTGAAGAAGATTGGTCAACGGGTGATGGTGGGCGATCGCGTGCGGGTGGAAGATCCAGATTGGTCGGGTTTGCGGGGGGCGATCGCCGAAGTTTATCCCCGCACCACGGAGTTATCTCGGCCGCCTGTGGCCAATGCCGATCAAATATTACTGGTCTTTTCCGTCGATCGACCGGCCCTCGAACCCTACCAACTGAGCCGATTCTTAGTCAAAGGGGAATCGACTGAACTGAAGGTGTGTCTCTGTTTGAATAAAAGTGACCTGGTTTCGACTCAGTGGCAAGAGCAATGGCATCACCGGTTAGGACAATGGGGTTATGTGCCTCTGTTTATTAGCGTGGTTAGTGGCCAGGGATTAACTGAACTGTCGCAGCAGTTGGCCCAACGAGTCACCATCGTTGCCGGGCCCTCTGGGGTGGGAAAATCGAGTTTAATTAATGCTCTGATTCCTGATGCTCATTTACGAGTTGGCAAAGTGTCCGGGAAACTGCAAAAGGGACGACACACCACCCGTCATGTGGAGTTGTTTAAGTTACCGGGTGGGGGACTGTTGGCGGATACACCGGGATTTAATCAGCCAGATGTCGATTATCCCCCGGAACAGTTAGGCCACTATTTTCCCGAAGTGCGGGGTCTGATGAAGGTCGAGACTTGTCAGTTTAGTGACTGTTTACACCGGGATGAACCAGAGTGTGGGATTCGGGGAGAGTGGGAGCGCTACGACCATTATCTGATGTTTTTGGAAGAGGCGATCGCCCGTCAAGAACAGCGCGATCGCCAAAGCGATCCGGAGTCTACCCTGAAGCGCAAAGGTGATAATAGTTATGAACCTAAGCTGAATACAAAAAAATATCGCCGTCCCTCCCGTCGTACCCAACAACAACAACTGGAAGAATGGTACAAAGATGCTGAAATTGAAGGCTTATAG
- a CDS encoding DUF2809 domain-containing protein, with product MELQIKAYRRWLFVSLMGIIPLGMATKFYRGWGEGWINDYAGGILYEILWMILVTLAWPRLKLWKVAIAVFLFTCFLEVLQLWHPPLLQAMRSTLLGKLILGTTFVWWDFPHYAIGCFLGWFGLHELQKSLKPPH from the coding sequence ATGGAATTGCAAATCAAAGCGTATCGGCGTTGGTTATTTGTGAGTTTGATGGGGATTATTCCTTTGGGAATGGCGACGAAGTTTTATCGCGGTTGGGGAGAAGGGTGGATTAATGATTATGCTGGCGGTATTCTCTATGAAATTTTGTGGATGATTTTAGTTACCTTAGCTTGGCCAAGATTAAAGCTTTGGAAAGTGGCGATCGCCGTTTTTCTGTTCACCTGTTTTCTGGAAGTCCTGCAACTGTGGCATCCTCCCCTACTGCAAGCGATGCGATCGACCTTGTTGGGTAAACTGATCCTAGGAACAACCTTTGTGTGGTGGGATTTTCCTCATTATGCGATCGGCTGCTTTCTAGGTTGGTTCGGTTTACATGAGCTGCAAAAATCCTTAAAGCCTCCCCATTAG
- the ahcY gene encoding adenosylhomocysteinase: protein MTAIAEKLNYDIKDISLAPLGKQRIEWAGREMPVLKQIRERFAKEKPLDGIRLVACCHVTTETANLAIALQAAGADAILIASNPLSTQDDVAACLVKDYGIRVYALKGEDTPTYKRHVQVALDHHPQIIIDDGSDVVAELVKERQEQVPEIIGTTEETTTGIVRLKAMFKDGVLTFPAMNVNDADTKHFFDNRYGTGQSTLDGIIRATNVLLAGKNAVVVGYGWCGKGAALRARGLGANVIVTEVDSVRAIEATMDGFRVMPMAEAAPQADLFITVTGNKHVIRKEHFEVMKDGAMVCNSGHFDIEIDLDSLGKMATEVKDVRPFTQQYVLPSGKSVVVLGEGRLINLAAAEGHPSAVMDMSFANQAMACEYLVKNHGKLEPGMHSIPQEVDHEIARLKLAAMGIQIDTLTDEQVEYMNSWTVGT from the coding sequence ATGACTGCAATAGCCGAAAAGCTCAATTACGACATCAAAGACATTTCCTTAGCCCCTTTAGGCAAACAGCGCATTGAATGGGCAGGACGGGAAATGCCAGTTCTCAAGCAAATTCGGGAACGGTTTGCCAAAGAAAAACCCTTAGACGGAATTCGGCTAGTTGCCTGCTGTCACGTTACCACTGAAACCGCGAATTTGGCGATCGCCCTTCAAGCAGCAGGTGCTGACGCGATTTTAATTGCAAGTAACCCCCTCTCTACCCAAGATGATGTTGCCGCTTGCTTAGTTAAAGACTATGGTATTCGGGTTTATGCCCTCAAAGGAGAAGACACCCCAACCTACAAACGCCATGTGCAAGTCGCCCTAGACCACCATCCCCAAATCATTATTGATGATGGTAGTGACGTGGTTGCTGAACTGGTCAAGGAACGTCAAGAACAAGTTCCCGAAATCATTGGCACAACCGAAGAAACTACCACCGGTATCGTGCGCTTGAAAGCCATGTTCAAGGATGGGGTTCTTACCTTCCCCGCAATGAACGTCAATGATGCGGACACCAAGCACTTCTTCGATAACCGCTATGGAACCGGTCAATCTACCCTGGATGGTATCATCCGCGCTACTAATGTCCTCTTAGCCGGTAAAAACGCGGTAGTCGTTGGTTATGGCTGGTGCGGTAAAGGTGCAGCACTGCGGGCACGCGGTCTCGGTGCAAATGTCATCGTTACCGAAGTAGACTCCGTTCGCGCCATTGAAGCCACCATGGACGGTTTCCGGGTTATGCCCATGGCCGAAGCTGCTCCCCAAGCCGACCTGTTTATTACCGTCACCGGGAATAAGCATGTGATCCGCAAAGAGCATTTTGAAGTGATGAAAGACGGAGCCATGGTTTGTAACTCCGGTCACTTCGACATCGAAATTGACCTAGACAGCTTGGGTAAAATGGCCACGGAAGTTAAGGACGTGCGCCCCTTCACTCAACAATATGTGCTGCCAAGCGGTAAATCTGTGGTGGTTCTGGGCGAAGGTCGTTTAATTAACTTGGCTGCGGCTGAAGGACACCCCAGCGCCGTAATGGATATGAGTTTCGCTAACCAAGCTATGGCTTGTGAATACCTGGTGAAAAACCACGGTAAACTCGAACCGGGTATGCATTCCATTCCCCAAGAAGTTGACCATGAAATTGCTCGCTTGAAGTTGGCCGCTATGGGTATTCAGATTGATACCCTGACCGACGAGCAAGTGGAATACATGAATAGCTGGACGGTCGGAACTTAA
- a CDS encoding exopolysaccharide biosynthesis protein, whose protein sequence is MAQLSVEFKRYFWQENRSSEVTLAEMLELAGERVFGFLFVLLSLPSALPIPAPGYSIPFGIVMFLLAIQLIWGAKQPWFPKRVLHGKMPLNKVQGVLDAGIPWLQKIEGLTKPRLSAVCTSLPGRVVLGVAIALMSMSMMIPIPGTNTLPAIAIFVIGFGLSEDDGFISLAGLGLSLAGATVSVGIIFFGVSILSWLKDLVF, encoded by the coding sequence ATGGCTCAACTTTCGGTCGAATTTAAACGTTATTTTTGGCAAGAAAACCGCTCTTCTGAGGTGACTTTAGCAGAAATGCTGGAACTGGCAGGAGAGCGGGTTTTTGGTTTTTTGTTTGTGTTGTTGTCTTTGCCATCTGCCTTACCCATCCCTGCACCGGGGTATTCGATTCCGTTTGGGATTGTGATGTTTTTACTGGCAATACAGCTTATTTGGGGCGCGAAGCAGCCTTGGTTTCCGAAACGAGTTTTGCATGGAAAAATGCCGCTCAACAAGGTTCAAGGGGTTCTAGATGCGGGGATTCCCTGGCTTCAGAAGATTGAGGGGTTAACTAAACCTCGCCTGAGTGCGGTGTGTACGAGTTTACCGGGTCGAGTGGTGTTGGGAGTGGCGATCGCCCTGATGTCGATGTCGATGATGATTCCGATTCCCGGAACGAATACTTTACCGGCGATCGCCATTTTTGTCATCGGCTTTGGCTTATCTGAGGATGACGGCTTTATCAGTTTAGCCGGACTCGGACTGTCTCTAGCCGGAGCAACGGTTTCCGTGGGGATTATTTTCTTTGGCGTGAGTATTTTAAGTTGGCTGAAAGATCTGGTTTTTTAG
- a CDS encoding type II toxin-antitoxin system Phd/YefM family antitoxin, whose product MITLNINDIQQNLSEFIKLIEEGNQLIITQADRPIAEIKPISTNPSQKEPRPIGLCEGEFVVPDDFNDPLPDEIVDLFYNT is encoded by the coding sequence ATGATTACCCTCAATATAAATGATATTCAACAAAATTTATCAGAATTTATCAAGTTAATTGAAGAAGGGAACCAGTTAATCATAACTCAAGCCGATCGCCCAATTGCTGAAATCAAACCAATATCAACCAATCCATCTCAAAAAGAGCCTCGTCCTATTGGTTTGTGCGAAGGTGAATTTGTTGTACCCGATGATTTCAACGATCCCCTTCCTGACGAGATTGTTGACTTATTTTACAATACATGA
- a CDS encoding type II toxin-antitoxin system VapC family toxin: MKILLDTHIFLWLITNNRRLDERFRNGISNPDNQVYLSVVSVWEAMVKYQLGKLPLPESPEIYLPKQREQHQIASLSIRETTVAQLAKLPPLHKDPFDRLLLCQSLERDLRIMTEDTAIISYPLANIF; this comes from the coding sequence ATGAAAATTCTCTTAGACACTCATATATTTCTGTGGTTGATTACGAATAACCGCCGACTAGATGAGAGATTTCGTAACGGAATTAGCAATCCAGATAACCAAGTTTACCTCAGCGTCGTTTCCGTATGGGAAGCAATGGTTAAATATCAACTCGGAAAATTGCCTCTACCAGAATCGCCGGAGATTTACCTTCCTAAACAACGCGAACAACACCAGATTGCCAGTTTATCAATTCGCGAAACAACGGTAGCTCAATTAGCGAAGTTACCTCCTTTACACAAAGACCCATTCGATCGCCTTTTACTTTGTCAATCATTAGAACGCGATCTGAGGATTATGACCGAAGATACAGCCATCATTTCTTATCCCCTGGCTAATATTTTTTAG
- a CDS encoding COP23 domain-containing protein translates to MKPYLSLLLSFTALAVTSPSLAQTWPHNFPVDTRPAPSEPSSTAPTEGIPVETKPRFTCETQQGQPTVMYHPSSQPSQAYAWATPIELGGGWTPERRCAEISRRLEFYRADGLLELQTGFENGYDTVCVTTRADSRCRIVLTVPPGRDPGLIRDRVFQNLAIADSGQSTLPVTTFTEGRNTRNWLDLLGQVTNRDLSGLNRIPNPQPPTPQPRTLSNGIDLRPFLDPADGGTGQHLR, encoded by the coding sequence ATGAAACCTTATCTGAGCTTACTTCTAAGTTTTACAGCCCTGGCCGTGACCTCTCCGAGTCTGGCCCAAACCTGGCCCCATAATTTTCCTGTGGATACTCGGCCAGCTCCCTCGGAACCCTCTTCTACTGCTCCTACTGAAGGTATTCCAGTAGAAACTAAACCCCGGTTTACCTGCGAAACCCAGCAGGGACAGCCGACGGTAATGTATCACCCCAGTAGCCAACCCAGTCAAGCCTATGCTTGGGCAACTCCCATCGAACTCGGAGGAGGATGGACACCGGAGCGTCGCTGTGCAGAAATTAGCAGACGACTGGAATTTTATCGGGCCGATGGCCTGCTGGAATTGCAAACCGGTTTTGAAAATGGTTATGATACGGTTTGTGTAACCACCCGTGCAGACTCTCGTTGTCGCATTGTGCTGACGGTTCCTCCCGGACGCGATCCAGGGTTAATTCGCGATCGCGTGTTTCAGAATTTGGCGATCGCCGACAGCGGCCAAAGCACCCTCCCCGTTACCACCTTTACCGAAGGACGCAACACCCGCAACTGGTTAGATCTACTCGGCCAAGTCACCAACCGCGATCTATCGGGACTGAACCGCATTCCCAACCCCCAACCCCCAACTCCCCAACCGCGCACCTTATCCAACGGCATCGATCTCCGGCCCTTTCTCGATCCGGCTGATGGGGGTACTGGGCAACATCTGCGTTAA
- a CDS encoding recombinase family protein — protein sequence MKIFAYVWCDPILESPPDPTIWGWEVDRIYQDLGDRAQLNTLFQDLEKEEETEELYLLIRRLEELGDTLETMAHALLRLESRNVKVIALQGEEQGIGEDRGDRAQILQLFNHLQTYYRSLRIRQGHAQNRLQAKPPPGKAPYGYKRSKNSYILDRSYAPVVKDFFDHFLLYGSVRAAVRYLNQKYRKKISVSTGKRWLTNPVYRGDTAFKNGEILANTHPPILSREEAAQIDRLLRRNRRLPPRSASAPRSLAGLVSCQNCQSGMKITRVTRHRQPGEYLYLRPIHCSRTPKCKSLRYQQVLDATITKICQDLQQAISGLTLPDLDEIKSQLQQKIKQNQQILNQLPDLKERQILDPQTADLRAYKLRTELSQLQARLAELPPVNLASVAQAVSIPQFWLDLSESERRFYLREFIQQIQIIRSFETSPPNWSLKLVFIF from the coding sequence ATGAAAATCTTCGCCTATGTTTGGTGTGACCCCATCCTCGAATCTCCCCCCGATCCAACCATTTGGGGGTGGGAAGTCGATCGCATCTACCAAGATTTAGGGGACAGAGCGCAACTCAACACCCTCTTTCAAGACCTGGAAAAGGAGGAAGAAACCGAGGAGCTTTATCTCCTGATTCGGCGACTTGAAGAACTCGGTGATACCCTAGAAACCATGGCCCATGCGCTTTTGCGCTTAGAGTCGCGGAACGTCAAAGTGATTGCACTCCAGGGAGAAGAGCAGGGTATAGGGGAAGATAGAGGCGATCGCGCCCAAATTCTGCAACTCTTTAATCATCTTCAAACCTATTATCGCAGCCTCCGCATCCGCCAAGGCCATGCTCAAAACCGTCTGCAAGCCAAACCCCCACCCGGAAAAGCCCCCTACGGCTATAAACGCAGCAAAAATAGCTATATCCTAGACCGCAGTTACGCCCCCGTTGTTAAAGACTTTTTTGACCATTTTCTCCTCTATGGTTCAGTACGTGCCGCCGTTCGTTACCTCAATCAAAAATATCGCAAAAAAATCTCCGTCTCCACCGGAAAACGATGGCTCACTAATCCCGTTTATCGCGGAGATACTGCCTTTAAAAACGGCGAAATTCTCGCCAATACCCATCCCCCCATTCTCTCACGAGAAGAAGCCGCCCAAATCGATCGCCTCCTGCGTCGCAATCGTCGCCTCCCCCCCCGCTCTGCCAGCGCTCCGCGATCGCTCGCAGGCTTAGTTTCCTGTCAAAATTGCCAATCCGGGATGAAAATCACCCGCGTCACCCGTCATCGTCAACCCGGTGAATACCTGTATCTACGCCCCATCCACTGTTCCCGCACCCCTAAATGTAAAAGCTTGCGCTACCAACAAGTTTTAGACGCAACTATCACCAAAATCTGCCAAGATTTACAGCAAGCCATATCTGGACTCACCCTACCGGATCTCGATGAAATTAAATCACAACTTCAGCAAAAAATCAAGCAAAATCAACAGATCTTAAACCAACTTCCTGACCTGAAAGAAAGGCAAATTCTAGATCCACAAACGGCAGATCTTCGTGCTTACAAACTCCGCACAGAACTCTCTCAACTCCAAGCCCGTTTAGCTGAACTGCCTCCAGTTAATTTAGCCTCAGTCGCCCAAGCTGTTTCTATTCCCCAATTTTGGCTCGATCTCTCGGAATCAGAACGGCGATTTTACTTGCGCGAATTTATCCAGCAAATTCAAATTATCCGCTCTTTTGAAACTTCTCCCCCCAATTGGTCACTAAAATTAGTCTTTATCTTCTAA